In Mastigocladopsis repens PCC 10914, a single window of DNA contains:
- a CDS encoding PfaD family polyunsaturated fatty acid/polyketide biosynthesis protein, which produces MKTEDTVLGKYNNGLRFFGNLFNHNQVWKGSLDCVAFEQSAIKDKLHNLHKPCYIVRVAGKIGVTNEGYSCPTENGTGQVELLMAVPPISTHSLGDPSFLSSHGVKYAYATGAMAGGIASVEMVIALGKEKILSSFGAGGLSPDRLEAAINRIQQALPQGPYASNLIHSPNEPALERRAVDLYLKYGVKTVEASAFLDLTPNIVYYRAAGLGVNAANQIEIKNKVIAKISRREVASKFLQPAPLKILKELVAQGLISELQANLAAQLPIADDITVEADSGGHTDNRPLVCLLPSILALKHEIQEKYRYSTPIRVGVAGGIGTPQSALAGFMMGAAYVVTGSINQSCVEAGTCEYTKRLLAQAEMADMMMAPAADMFEMGVKLQVLKRGTMFPLRAQKLYEIYRNYNSIEDIPIEEREKLEKQVFRNSLAQIWEETATYLSTRNPEKLGKAINNPKMKMAAIFRWYLGLSSRWSSSGEKGREVDYQIWCGPVMGSFNDWVRDSYLADPKSRRVVDVADHIMTGAAFLYRIQSLKIQGLQISDDYCQYRPVCSTSL; this is translated from the coding sequence GTGAAAACTGAAGATACGGTATTAGGTAAATACAATAATGGTCTTCGCTTTTTTGGTAACTTATTCAATCACAATCAAGTGTGGAAAGGTTCTTTAGATTGTGTTGCATTTGAACAGTCAGCTATCAAAGATAAGTTACATAATTTACATAAACCGTGTTACATCGTAAGAGTAGCAGGGAAAATTGGCGTCACCAACGAAGGTTATTCTTGTCCTACTGAGAATGGGACAGGACAAGTAGAATTGTTGATGGCAGTTCCACCCATCTCAACACATAGTTTAGGAGACCCCAGTTTTCTTTCCTCTCATGGTGTGAAATATGCCTATGCTACGGGTGCAATGGCTGGCGGTATTGCATCTGTTGAGATGGTGATTGCACTCGGAAAAGAGAAAATTTTGAGTTCCTTTGGTGCTGGTGGTTTAAGTCCAGACCGTCTTGAAGCAGCTATTAACCGTATTCAACAAGCCTTACCTCAAGGTCCCTACGCTTCTAATCTGATTCACAGTCCGAATGAACCTGCTCTTGAACGTCGTGCTGTCGATTTATACCTCAAATATGGGGTGAAAACTGTAGAGGCTTCAGCATTTTTGGACTTGACTCCCAATATTGTCTATTATCGGGCGGCTGGATTAGGTGTAAATGCAGCCAATCAAATTGAAATCAAAAACAAAGTCATTGCCAAAATTTCTCGGCGAGAAGTCGCTAGCAAATTTCTCCAACCAGCACCACTAAAAATACTGAAAGAACTTGTTGCACAAGGACTCATCAGTGAGTTACAAGCAAATCTTGCAGCCCAGCTTCCCATTGCCGATGATATTACTGTGGAAGCTGATTCTGGCGGTCATACAGACAATCGTCCCTTAGTTTGTCTCCTGCCTTCTATTTTGGCATTAAAACATGAAATTCAGGAAAAATATCGTTACTCAACACCTATCAGAGTTGGAGTAGCTGGAGGAATTGGGACACCACAATCAGCTTTAGCCGGCTTTATGATGGGTGCTGCTTATGTGGTGACTGGTTCGATTAATCAGTCTTGTGTTGAAGCTGGAACTTGTGAATATACGAAGCGATTGCTAGCACAAGCAGAAATGGCTGACATGATGATGGCTCCAGCAGCTGATATGTTTGAAATGGGAGTGAAGCTTCAAGTTTTAAAAAGAGGAACTATGTTCCCTCTACGAGCTCAGAAACTGTATGAAATATACAGAAATTATAACTCGATTGAAGATATTCCTATTGAAGAAAGAGAAAAATTAGAGAAACAAGTTTTTCGTAACAGCCTTGCTCAGATATGGGAAGAAACTGCAACTTATTTATCCACAAGAAATCCTGAAAAACTCGGAAAAGCAATCAACAATCCCAAAATGAAAATGGCAGCAATTTTTCGCTGGTATTTAGGATTGTCCTCTCGCTGGTCTAGTTCTGGAGAAAAGGGTCGAGAAGTCGATTATCAAATTTGGTGCGGTCCAGTCATGGGTAGCTTTAATGACTGGGTTCGTGATTCTTATTTGGCTGACCCAAAAAGTCGCCGCGTGGTTGATGTTGCTGATCATATTATGACTGGAGCAGCATTTTTATACCGCATTCAAAGTTTGAAAATTCAAGGACTGCAAATCTCAGACGACTACTGTCAATATCGTCCAGTTTGTTCTACTAGCTTGTAA
- a CDS encoding SDR family NAD(P)-dependent oxidoreductase yields MTLTTKISPTSVFLVSGGAKGITAKCAIKLAQQHPCKFILIGRSELLDREPDWSKDCFDEPMLKKRIMEYLLSLGEKPIPMNVQKLYNKIISSREIKQTLEAIQQAGGHAEYLSADVTDGDNLKQKLATLVERTGPITGIIHGAGNLADKLIEKKTEQDFEKVYTAKVKGLENLLSCIKPNQLEYLVLFSSVTGFYGNIGQADYAIANEILNKSAHLVKQRYPQCHVVAINWGGWESGMVTPELKKEFARRGIGILPVEVGTQMLVNELHPAYQGTAQVVIGSPLVPPPAPLNPELRTYRIRRQLSLEANPFLLDHVIAGKPVLPATCAVSWIVDSCAQLYPGYRFFSYKDFKVLKGITFNEPLASEYILDIQEIAKTDTQEIIFQAKIWRKNPEGKINYHFSIAEVQLVRELLAPPTYEFLNIAEDNIITITGNDFYQTGKSSIFPLFHGASFQELRRVLNINHEKITTECVWNEITDKQQGQFPVRSVNPYAIDLSTHTLWIWMQHFHQAICLPAAIQKYEQFTNIPCNTPFYVSCEVKAKTASSIIADLIIHDSQGRVYSRMLGAKGVIIPTQSVLGTK; encoded by the coding sequence ATGACACTAACAACCAAGATTAGTCCCACATCGGTTTTTCTCGTTAGTGGTGGTGCAAAAGGCATTACAGCTAAGTGCGCCATCAAATTGGCACAGCAGCATCCTTGCAAATTTATCCTCATAGGTCGTTCAGAACTCCTAGACAGAGAACCAGATTGGTCTAAAGATTGTTTTGATGAACCAATGTTAAAAAAACGCATTATGGAATACCTTCTCTCACTTGGAGAGAAGCCCATACCCATGAATGTACAAAAGCTATACAACAAAATTATCTCCAGCCGAGAAATCAAACAGACTTTAGAAGCCATTCAACAAGCTGGAGGTCATGCCGAATATTTGAGTGCTGATGTCACTGATGGAGATAACCTAAAGCAGAAACTTGCTACCTTAGTTGAGCGGACTGGACCAATTACTGGTATCATACACGGCGCTGGTAATTTAGCTGATAAATTGATTGAAAAGAAAACAGAACAGGATTTCGAGAAGGTTTATACTGCCAAAGTTAAGGGGTTGGAAAATCTTCTATCTTGTATCAAACCTAATCAACTTGAGTATTTGGTTTTGTTTTCTTCCGTAACAGGTTTTTACGGTAATATTGGTCAGGCTGACTATGCGATCGCCAACGAAATTCTCAACAAATCAGCACATCTGGTCAAGCAACGCTACCCTCAATGTCATGTCGTGGCTATAAATTGGGGTGGCTGGGAGAGTGGTATGGTCACACCAGAATTGAAAAAAGAGTTTGCCCGACGGGGTATTGGCATTCTTCCCGTCGAAGTCGGGACGCAAATGCTCGTCAACGAACTACATCCTGCTTATCAGGGAACAGCACAAGTTGTCATTGGTAGCCCTCTAGTTCCGCCTCCCGCACCGCTCAATCCCGAACTGCGAACCTATCGCATCCGTCGCCAACTGTCACTCGAAGCCAATCCCTTTTTACTGGATCATGTGATTGCTGGTAAGCCAGTTTTGCCAGCGACTTGTGCAGTGTCCTGGATTGTGGATTCCTGTGCCCAACTTTATCCAGGCTATAGATTTTTCAGTTATAAAGATTTCAAAGTTCTCAAGGGAATTACTTTCAATGAACCTCTAGCAAGTGAATATATCCTAGATATACAAGAAATTGCTAAAACTGATACTCAAGAAATCATCTTTCAGGCGAAAATCTGGAGAAAAAATCCCGAAGGAAAAATCAATTATCATTTCAGCATTGCTGAGGTACAACTCGTTCGAGAACTGCTTGCTCCTCCCACTTATGAATTCTTGAATATCGCAGAAGATAACATCATTACTATAACTGGTAATGATTTCTATCAAACAGGAAAATCATCAATATTTCCCTTATTTCATGGAGCTTCTTTTCAGGAACTCAGAAGGGTGTTAAACATTAACCACGAAAAAATTACCACTGAATGCGTTTGGAATGAAATCACAGATAAACAACAAGGACAATTCCCAGTCAGGTCGGTCAACCCTTATGCAATTGACTTGAGTACTCATACCCTGTGGATTTGGATGCAGCATTTTCATCAAGCAATTTGCTTGCCTGCAGCGATCCAAAAATATGAGCAATTCACAAACATCCCATGCAATACGCCTTTTTACGTCTCTTGCGAAGTTAAAGCGAAGACAGCAAGCAGCATTATCGCCGATCTCATCATACACGACAGCCAAGGGCGAGTCTATTCACGTATGTTGGGAGCTAAGGGGGTTATTATACCGACCCAATCCGTCCTAGGAACCAAGTAG
- a CDS encoding thioester reductase domain-containing protein: protein MASKQSHTAEEIQALLVSIVADGLKIASDEINVQEPLDSYGLDSAQAMLLVTKAEKMLGFEVSPTLLWHYPNIEALSQRLAEESLVLESQIEDTRVASRANVSAFKTPMLDLSAEAVLDQNIRPASTPFQFTSELNNVFLTGGTGFLGAFIIYELLQTTDADIYCLVRAANSKEGKRKLKQNLQQYLLWEEQFSPRIIAIPGDLSQPFLGISTEGFEMLAANLDAVYHSAATLNYVYPYSALKAANVLGTQEVIRLASAIKVKPLHYVSSVAVFESPAYAGKVVKEQDDFNHWEGIYLGYSQTKWVAEKLVKIARDRGLPVTIHRPPLIGGDSQTGVSNTHDFICLMIKGCLEMGCFPDVEYIMDASPVDYVSKAIVYLSRQKESMGKAFHLQHPQPVSLKVLVEWMRSFGFPIQLLPYDEWQTQLMKNVTSVENPLYALRPFLFERWSQEGLTIPDLYLQARRPIISCQQTLESLAGSSIVCPPIDSKLFMTYSSYWISSGFLNVA, encoded by the coding sequence ATGGCTTCAAAACAGTCTCATACGGCAGAAGAAATTCAAGCATTGCTAGTGTCTATTGTTGCTGATGGATTAAAAATCGCATCTGATGAAATCAATGTCCAAGAGCCTCTAGACAGCTACGGTTTGGACTCGGCTCAAGCTATGCTTTTAGTCACGAAAGCAGAAAAAATGCTGGGATTTGAAGTCTCTCCTACGTTGTTGTGGCACTATCCAAATATCGAAGCACTTTCACAGCGTTTAGCTGAAGAATCGCTCGTATTGGAGTCACAGATTGAAGACACGAGAGTTGCCTCTCGAGCAAATGTTTCTGCTTTCAAGACGCCGATGCTCGATTTAAGTGCTGAAGCTGTTCTAGACCAAAATATCCGTCCTGCATCTACACCATTTCAATTTACAAGTGAACTGAATAATGTCTTCCTAACTGGAGGAACAGGCTTTTTAGGCGCTTTTATCATCTATGAACTGCTACAGACGACAGATGCAGATATCTACTGCTTAGTACGTGCTGCTAATTCAAAGGAAGGCAAGCGAAAGCTGAAGCAAAACCTGCAACAATATTTACTTTGGGAAGAACAATTCAGCCCCAGAATTATTGCGATTCCTGGAGATTTATCTCAGCCATTCTTAGGTATTAGTACTGAAGGGTTTGAAATGCTGGCAGCTAATCTTGACGCTGTGTATCATAGTGCTGCCACGCTAAATTATGTTTATCCCTACTCAGCACTGAAGGCTGCTAATGTTCTAGGAACACAGGAAGTCATACGTTTGGCAAGTGCAATCAAAGTCAAACCCCTGCACTACGTTTCTAGTGTTGCTGTTTTTGAATCACCTGCTTATGCTGGCAAAGTTGTCAAAGAACAGGATGATTTTAACCATTGGGAGGGTATTTATCTCGGTTACTCTCAAACTAAGTGGGTTGCTGAAAAGTTAGTCAAGATTGCTCGTGACCGAGGACTTCCCGTGACTATCCACAGACCACCATTGATAGGAGGAGACAGTCAAACAGGTGTGTCTAACACGCATGACTTTATCTGCTTGATGATAAAGGGCTGTCTTGAGATGGGGTGTTTTCCAGATGTGGAGTACATAATGGATGCGTCTCCTGTAGACTATGTGAGCAAAGCGATTGTTTATCTATCAAGGCAGAAAGAATCGATGGGCAAAGCTTTCCACTTGCAACATCCCCAACCTGTTTCCTTGAAGGTGTTAGTTGAGTGGATGCGCTCTTTTGGTTTTCCAATTCAACTACTTCCTTACGACGAGTGGCAAACACAGTTAATGAAAAATGTAACTTCTGTGGAAAATCCTTTGTACGCGCTGCGACCTTTCTTGTTTGAGCGCTGGTCGCAAGAAGGACTGACCATTCCAGATTTATACCTGCAAGCCAGAAGACCTATTATCAGCTGTCAGCAGACACTTGAGTCACTTGCTGGAAGTTCTATCGTCTGTCCACCAATAGACTCTAAATTGTTTATGACATACTCCTCTTACTGGATTTCGAGCGGTTTTTTGAATGTTGCATAG
- a CDS encoding type I polyketide synthase, which translates to MEKIAIIGFSCLFPDAKNPEEFWHNLIQQKDSTSSVTAVDMGVDPQVFYDPLKGKPEKIYSLKGAFIRDFQFDATGYKLPGEFLHSLDNTFKWSLAVAKQALQYSGYLGNETALAKCGVILGTLSWPTKFSNQLFAPMYQQVLTPAVRELLQREEFDLPALRTSVEASTYNAMISGLPAAIIAQALSLSNIHLCIDAACSSPLYATKLASHYLWTHKADLMLAGGISCSDPLFSRMLFSGIQGYPEDGEISRPLDQSSKGLMTADGVGMVVLKRYSDALRDGDRIYATISGTGLSNDGRGKHLLSPSSKGQILAFERAYKEAQISPKDIDYLECHATGTLLGDTTEFNSVETFFGQYQAVPLVGSVKANVGHLLVAAGSVSLIKVLLSMSKGVIPPTINVTDPIGTDNNVISPERIVRSPAKWSQKAPVKRAALSAFGFGGNNAHMILEQGVEGVGGVRGASSPLSSSTSLSQPVPPAKIAIVGMDAFFGSCNGLDAFDRSIYDGTQHFIPLPSNRWQGLEDQEDLLKNYGLPNGKAPVGAYIQDLEIDTLSYKIPPNELSKLNPQQLLLLKVADRALKDAEIKEGANVAVIIAAETEFSVHQLQQRWNLSWQIKEGLIAGEISLSADKIAQLETIVKDALHHPVEIGEYVSYISNIMASRVSSLWDFTGPTFTITAGENSTFKALEIAQMLLSAGEVDAVVVGAVDLAGGMESVLLRNQLGQINTGVNTLSYDQKANGWTVGEGAGAVVLKRHDTAKKEGDCPKGSGKANRIYATIDAISFGQQYSTSNNLDNRLTTPDAAAVNSVCRQAFEMAGIKPTDIEYLEVCGSGIPQEDEAEIKGLVQAYPADKNGLNCAIGSVKANIGHTYVASGIASLIKTALCLHHRYIPATPKWSGVKNQEVWQGSPFYVAPESRPWFLSKEAKKRAAAINSMGIDGTYAHVILSEEPDHEQRHSKYLEQTPYYLFPLAGHNRSNLLDQINALKTTIENCTSLAVAASLTFALYKERVEANYALAILGRNKNELVREIEAALKGVNNAFENGEDWQTPTGSYFTAKPLGKKGGVAYVYPAAVNSYLGISRNLFRLFPRVHDDLAIKSVFSVVADIAKLVFPRSLNKLSTRQLENLEQQFLNDSLAIFETDIGIARLLTTIIRDDFQVKPKYVFGYSLGETSMMFAMGVWSNFSQGINTFHASPLFGDRISGPKKAVREFWGLPSAQQSPDDDFWSTYLLMAAPSQVQECLKNENRVYLTQINTPEEVLIAGDTAACQRVIKTLGCNAFRAPFNHAIHCETMRSEYDEIARVNTLPSQNIPGIAFYSSAEYKPITLDSDVIARSLAKTLCHQVDFPRLVNRVYEDGARIFVEAGSGNVCSRWIDKILENKEHMTVSLNRRGIDDHTSIIRALVKLFSHGVSLDLSPLYSQTTETSSQLKPTVRTVNLGGNRIVPKIWSDENCKLFQNLATKKPLHLVNNQSENIPLSRDSELTNSPQNSSSIHNGESYYRNITLSKTNQEEEKVKNANNNSFESREEIQSWESTVTQEIISQSIPHLSTATQKFGYAVTLNELNQSQYKKLSANNSSINKAHADFLKSRQEFSQQISEIIQLQLACAENLLS; encoded by the coding sequence GTGGAAAAGATAGCAATCATCGGATTCTCATGCCTCTTTCCCGATGCCAAAAATCCTGAAGAATTTTGGCATAATCTTATTCAGCAGAAAGACTCAACATCATCAGTCACTGCTGTTGACATGGGAGTAGACCCGCAAGTTTTTTATGATCCTCTCAAAGGTAAACCAGAGAAAATCTATTCTTTGAAGGGAGCATTCATCCGTGACTTTCAGTTTGATGCCACTGGATATAAGTTGCCTGGAGAATTTTTGCACAGCTTAGATAATACCTTTAAATGGTCACTTGCTGTGGCGAAACAGGCATTGCAATATAGTGGGTATTTGGGAAATGAAACTGCTCTCGCCAAATGTGGAGTGATATTGGGCACTCTGTCCTGGCCGACCAAATTCTCCAATCAATTATTCGCTCCCATGTATCAGCAGGTACTAACACCTGCGGTTCGAGAGCTTTTACAGCGTGAAGAATTCGATTTGCCTGCTTTAAGAACATCTGTAGAAGCTTCAACCTACAATGCCATGATTTCTGGCTTGCCGGCTGCTATTATCGCCCAAGCCCTTTCTCTCTCCAATATTCATTTATGTATTGATGCAGCTTGTTCTTCACCATTGTATGCTACTAAGCTCGCATCTCATTATCTCTGGACGCACAAAGCAGATTTGATGTTAGCAGGGGGAATTAGCTGTTCCGACCCTCTGTTTTCGCGAATGTTGTTTTCAGGTATCCAAGGATATCCAGAAGACGGTGAGATTAGCCGTCCCTTAGATCAGTCTTCTAAAGGACTCATGACCGCTGATGGAGTTGGGATGGTCGTGCTGAAACGATATAGTGATGCCCTAAGAGATGGCGATCGCATTTATGCCACCATCAGCGGTACTGGACTCTCCAACGATGGTCGAGGGAAACACCTGCTCAGTCCAAGTTCTAAAGGACAAATTCTCGCTTTTGAGCGCGCTTACAAAGAAGCACAAATCAGTCCAAAAGACATTGATTACTTGGAGTGCCATGCGACTGGGACATTATTGGGAGATACCACCGAATTCAACTCAGTAGAAACTTTCTTTGGTCAATATCAAGCAGTTCCTCTGGTAGGTTCTGTCAAGGCTAACGTTGGTCACCTCCTTGTCGCTGCTGGTTCGGTTAGCTTGATTAAAGTACTTTTAAGTATGTCCAAGGGTGTCATACCACCGACAATCAATGTCACTGACCCCATAGGAACTGACAACAACGTCATTTCACCTGAACGAATTGTCAGAAGTCCCGCTAAGTGGTCTCAAAAAGCACCAGTCAAACGGGCAGCTCTGAGTGCTTTTGGTTTTGGGGGAAACAACGCACACATGATTTTGGAGCAAGGAGTAGAGGGAGTCGGGGGAGTAAGGGGAGCATCTTCTCCCCTTTCTTCCTCCACTTCCCTCTCTCAACCTGTGCCACCTGCCAAAATTGCCATTGTAGGCATGGATGCCTTTTTTGGCTCCTGCAATGGATTAGATGCTTTTGACCGTAGTATTTATGATGGAACTCAGCATTTTATTCCCTTACCCTCTAACAGATGGCAGGGCTTAGAAGACCAAGAAGACTTACTTAAGAACTATGGGTTACCAAACGGTAAAGCACCCGTAGGGGCATATATCCAAGATTTGGAAATTGATACCCTATCTTACAAAATTCCCCCGAATGAATTATCTAAGCTGAACCCGCAACAACTGTTACTTCTGAAAGTCGCTGATCGCGCCTTGAAAGATGCGGAAATTAAAGAAGGTGCAAATGTCGCAGTCATCATCGCCGCAGAGACGGAATTTTCTGTTCATCAGTTACAGCAGAGATGGAATTTGTCTTGGCAGATTAAAGAGGGTTTGATTGCTGGAGAAATTTCCTTAAGCGCTGACAAAATTGCTCAACTAGAAACCATTGTTAAAGATGCGCTTCACCATCCAGTGGAGATCGGCGAATATGTGAGTTACATCTCCAACATCATGGCGAGTCGAGTTTCTTCGTTGTGGGATTTCACAGGTCCGACATTCACCATCACTGCTGGAGAAAATTCCACGTTCAAGGCCCTGGAAATAGCACAAATGCTACTGAGTGCTGGGGAAGTAGATGCTGTCGTTGTGGGTGCTGTTGATTTAGCTGGTGGAATGGAAAGTGTGTTGTTGCGAAATCAATTAGGACAAATTAATACAGGAGTAAATACCTTAAGTTACGACCAAAAGGCGAATGGTTGGACGGTTGGCGAGGGTGCGGGAGCAGTCGTGCTAAAGCGCCACGACACAGCCAAAAAAGAGGGCGATTGCCCAAAGGGCAGTGGCAAAGCCAATCGCATTTATGCAACCATCGATGCCATCAGTTTCGGACAACAGTATTCTACATCCAATAACTTGGACAACCGTCTAACAACACCTGATGCAGCAGCCGTCAACTCTGTCTGCCGACAAGCTTTCGAGATGGCAGGTATTAAACCTACAGACATTGAATATTTAGAAGTTTGTGGTAGTGGCATTCCCCAAGAAGATGAAGCCGAAATCAAAGGTTTAGTCCAGGCTTATCCAGCGGATAAAAATGGTCTCAACTGTGCAATTGGCAGCGTCAAGGCAAATATCGGTCATACATATGTAGCGTCGGGAATTGCCAGCCTGATTAAAACGGCTCTTTGTCTCCATCACAGATACATTCCCGCAACCCCCAAATGGTCTGGAGTCAAAAACCAAGAGGTTTGGCAGGGTAGTCCTTTCTATGTCGCCCCAGAATCAAGACCTTGGTTTTTAAGCAAAGAAGCTAAAAAGCGAGCCGCTGCGATTAATAGCATGGGAATTGATGGCACTTATGCCCACGTTATCTTATCAGAAGAGCCTGATCACGAACAGCGCCACAGCAAGTATTTGGAGCAAACGCCTTATTATCTATTTCCCTTAGCAGGTCATAATCGCTCCAATTTACTAGACCAGATTAACGCTCTCAAAACAACCATCGAAAATTGTACTTCGTTAGCCGTTGCTGCAAGCCTTACTTTTGCTCTTTATAAAGAGCGTGTTGAGGCAAATTATGCCCTTGCAATTCTTGGACGGAACAAAAACGAATTAGTAAGAGAAATTGAAGCTGCGCTCAAAGGTGTGAATAATGCCTTTGAAAACGGGGAAGACTGGCAAACACCAACTGGCAGTTATTTCACAGCTAAACCACTGGGTAAAAAGGGTGGTGTAGCATATGTTTATCCTGCTGCGGTCAATTCCTATCTTGGCATTAGTCGCAATCTCTTCCGCTTATTCCCCAGAGTTCACGACGACTTAGCAATCAAAAGCGTTTTTAGTGTTGTCGCCGACATTGCGAAGCTCGTCTTTCCCAGAAGCTTGAATAAATTATCAACCAGGCAGCTGGAAAATCTCGAACAGCAATTCCTCAATGATTCCTTGGCAATCTTTGAAACTGATATAGGCATTGCCAGACTCCTGACGACAATTATCCGAGATGATTTTCAGGTGAAGCCAAAATATGTTTTTGGGTATAGCCTGGGCGAGACTAGCATGATGTTTGCGATGGGGGTCTGGAGCAACTTTAGCCAAGGGATTAACACCTTTCACGCATCTCCTTTGTTTGGAGACAGGATATCTGGACCGAAAAAAGCCGTACGCGAATTTTGGGGATTACCATCAGCACAACAATCGCCAGACGATGATTTCTGGAGTACATATCTTTTGATGGCGGCCCCATCCCAGGTTCAAGAGTGCCTCAAAAATGAAAATCGCGTCTATTTAACTCAGATAAATACACCAGAAGAAGTTTTAATCGCTGGTGATACAGCCGCCTGTCAGAGAGTGATTAAAACTTTGGGTTGCAACGCTTTCCGCGCTCCCTTCAACCATGCAATCCATTGTGAGACAATGCGGTCTGAGTACGACGAAATCGCTAGAGTCAATACCCTACCTTCACAAAATATACCGGGCATTGCTTTTTATTCCTCAGCTGAGTACAAACCCATCACACTTGATAGTGATGTCATCGCTCGTAGTCTTGCGAAAACCTTATGTCATCAGGTAGATTTTCCTCGATTAGTGAACCGAGTTTACGAGGATGGGGCAAGAATATTCGTCGAAGCAGGGTCTGGCAATGTTTGTTCTCGATGGATTGATAAAATCCTAGAAAACAAAGAACATATGACCGTATCTCTCAACAGAAGAGGTATAGATGACCATACTTCTATTATCAGAGCATTAGTAAAACTCTTCAGTCATGGTGTTTCTCTGGACTTATCACCTTTGTATAGTCAGACAACAGAAACATCCAGTCAACTTAAACCGACTGTGAGAACTGTCAATTTGGGTGGAAACAGAATTGTTCCCAAAATTTGGAGTGACGAAAACTGTAAACTTTTCCAAAACTTAGCTACAAAAAAACCTCTTCATCTTGTTAATAACCAGTCTGAGAACATTCCTCTCTCGAGAGATTCTGAACTCACAAATTCTCCTCAAAACTCAAGCAGTATCCACAATGGTGAAAGTTATTACCGCAACATCACCCTATCAAAGACTAATCAAGAGGAAGAAAAAGTGAAAAATGCCAACAATAACAGTTTTGAGTCCAGGGAAGAGATACAATCTTGGGAGTCAACTGTCACTCAGGAAATAATTTCTCAATCCATTCCGCACTTATCTACTGCTACTCAAAAATTTGGCTACGCAGTGACTCTAAACGAATTAAATCAGTCTCAGTACAAAAAGTTGAGCGCTAATAATTCAAGCATTAATAAAGCTCACGCTGATTTCTTAAAATCCAGACAAGAATTTAGCCAACAAATCAGCGAAATCATTCAATTACAATTGGCTTGTGCTGAAAATTTACTTAGTTAG
- a CDS encoding peptidase associated/transthyretin-like domain-containing protein, which yields MPNNQAIHYIGRVLDKEKQAPISGAKVTINLPGSSLVIHSDLEGIYKFQVPFDNSSVLEGEITIEAKGYKTYYSFIRLLAYERDLGDIRLVYPQSQHYQEAENDSNLLPIIAAIMVVLALILAALTLPPPQETPPLENPDNRINLQQPFHVSRNTISEGFPSSRFSQHKYEIAS from the coding sequence ATGCCCAATAATCAAGCAATTCATTATATTGGTCGGGTTCTTGATAAAGAGAAACAAGCTCCTATAAGTGGAGCTAAAGTCACAATTAATCTGCCTGGTTCTTCACTTGTCATACACAGTGACTTGGAAGGAATTTATAAATTTCAAGTCCCATTTGATAACAGCAGCGTTCTTGAAGGAGAAATAACGATAGAAGCCAAGGGCTACAAAACATATTATTCCTTTATTAGACTATTAGCTTATGAAAGAGACCTAGGTGATATTCGACTTGTTTATCCTCAATCTCAACATTATCAAGAAGCCGAAAATGATAGTAATCTACTACCAATTATAGCAGCTATCATGGTAGTATTAGCTTTAATTTTAGCGGCACTAACTTTACCTCCGCCTCAAGAAACGCCGCCTTTAGAAAACCCCGACAATCGCATAAACCTTCAACAACCATTTCACGTTTCCAGAAATACTATTTCTGAAGGTTTTCCTTCTTCAAGATTTTCTCAACACAAGTATGAAATAGCCTCTTAA